The Rhodothermales bacterium genome segment CGCCAGGGGATCGAGCGGGCCTTGCGGCGGGCTGAAATCGCTGGTGTTGCCGAGGTCCCTGCCGGCATCGTCCGAGCCGACGAAGTTGCCCCGTACGGTGTTGTCCGCGCCGGCCTGGTCGTCCAGTACTGCTTCTTCGGCGGCCTTACGCTCGACGAGACGGCCGAACACATGGGGATCGCCAAACGATCCGTCCAGCGCGCCTGGACCATGGCCCGCGCGTGGCTCCGTAAAGAAATCGCCGGCGGGATTTCGCTATGAACGGGCGGCGGTGGCTCTAGAGACGCCCCACGGGGGCGTCTCTACATAATATCTCAGGGGAGACGATCACGACGGCCACGGACGTGTATGCGCTGGGGGTGTTGCTCTACGAACTACTCTCCGGATGGCGGCCCTACCGTCTCGGCTGCCGGGTACAGGCCGAGAAGGCGCAGCAGGTGTCGCAATTCCTGGAGGCGCTGTTTGACTCGCCCGACCCGTACGCCGTCACCAACGAACGCCGCGACACGCTGCGCGTCCGCGACCTTCTGGCCGAGGGGGTGGAAAGGTGCGAACGGATCTCTCGTCACTGCCGGCCGTCCAGGCGAAGCTGCTCGCCGTGCTTGGCAACGTCCACAAAAGCCTGGGGGAGATGGGTGCCGCGCGTCCGCTGCTGGAAGAGGCGCTCGCGATCCGGCTCAAGCACTTCGGCGACGTCCACCCGTCAATCGCCGTCAGTCTGCATAATTTAGCCTCGATGATGGGGGATAAGGGGGATATCGATCAGGCCGGATCGCTTTACCTCGAATCTCTGGCCATGAAACGCACCCTCTACAGTGGCAGCCACCCGTCGACCGCGGCCACGCTGAACAATTTGGGGACGTTGGTCAAGGACAGCGGCGACCTCGCCGGCGCCGAACCCTACCTCCGCGAGGCCCTCGCGATGAACCGCGAACTGCTGCCTCCAGACCACCCCCGGCTCGGGATGACACTCGAATCCCTGGGCGATCTGCTGTTCCGGCTCGGGGCGGTCGCAGAGGCGGAACCGCTCCTCGTCGAGGCGATGACGATCATGCGCAAAACCCTGCCCGACGACCACGCGCGGGTGGTCAAAGTGGCCGGCCGGCTCGTCGAACTCTACGAAGGACGCGGCGAGTCCTCCCTGGCCGAGCCCTACCAAGCGCTGCTGGCGCCGGCGGACACGACCCGGTAGCGTGTTTTCGTGCGGGAAAGTGCGTACACTCCGTGTGAATAGAATGGCGTCTTTGCAACCAGTAACCGTACCGTCATCCCGGCCTTGATTACTTC includes the following:
- a CDS encoding ECF-type sigma factor produces the protein RQGIERALRRAEIAGVAEVPAGIVRADEVAPYGVVRAGLVVQYCFFGGLTLDETAEHMGIAKRSVQRAWTMARAWLRKEIAGGISL
- a CDS encoding tetratricopeptide repeat protein; its protein translation is MRTDLSSLPAVQAKLLAVLGNVHKSLGEMGAARPLLEEALAIRLKHFGDVHPSIAVSLHNLASMMGDKGDIDQAGSLYLESLAMKRTLYSGSHPSTAATLNNLGTLVKDSGDLAGAEPYLREALAMNRELLPPDHPRLGMTLESLGDLLFRLGAVAEAEPLLVEAMTIMRKTLPDDHARVVKVAGRLVELYEGRGESSLAEPYQALLAPADTTR